A single genomic interval of Physeter macrocephalus isolate SW-GA chromosome 5, ASM283717v5, whole genome shotgun sequence harbors:
- the CLDN12 gene encoding claudin-12 produces MGCRDVHAATVLSFLCGIASVAGLFAGTLLPNWRKLRLITFNRNEKNLTVYTGLWVKCARYDGGNDCLMYDTTWYSSVDQLDLRVLQFALPLSILIATGALLLCLIGMCNTAFRSSVPNIKLAKCLVNSAGCHLVAGLLFFLAGTVSLSPSIWVIFYNIHLNKKFEPVFMFDYAVYVTIASAGGLFTTSLLLFIWYCACKSLPSPFWQPLYSHPPSMHTYSQPYSARSRLSAIEIDIPVVSHTT; encoded by the coding sequence ATGGGCTGTCGGGATGTCCATGCAGCCACGGTCCTCTCCTTCCTGTGTGGAATCGCCTCGGTAGCAGGCCTCTTTGCGGGGACTCTGCTTCCCAACTGGAGAAAATTACGACTGATCACGTTCAACAGAAATGAGAAGAACCTGACTGTTTACACAGGCCTGTGGGTGAAGTGTGCCCGGTACGACGGGGGCAATGACTGCCTGATGTACGACACTACTTGGTACTCATCAGTTGACCAGCTGGACCTGCGGGTCCTCCAGTTTGCCCTGCCCCTCAGCATCCTGATTGCAACGGGGGCCCTGCTGCTCTGCCTGATTGGAATGTGTAACACTGCCTTCAGGTCCTCGGTGCCCAACATCAAACTGGCCAAGTGTCTGGTCAATAGTGCCGGCTGCCATCTGGTGGCCGGGCTGCTGTTTTTCCTGGCAGGTACTGTGAGCCTCTCCCCATCCATCTGGGTCATCTTTTATAACATCCATCTGAACAAGAAGTTCGAGCCAGTCTTTATGTTTGACTATGCAGTGTATGTCACTATTGCTAGTGCTGGGGGCTTGTTTACGACTTCCCTTCTACTGTTTATTTGGTACTGTGCATGCAAATCTTTGCCTTCTCCTTTCTGGCAACCACTGTACTCCCATCCTCCCAGTATGCATACATATTCACAGCCCTATTCAGCACGCTCCCGCCTCTCTGCCATAGAAATCGACATCCCAGTAGTTTCACACACCACCTAG